The nucleotide sequence GGGCATATGCAAAACTGTTTATCAGCCAATTCAGGGTAAACTGAGAGACATTTCAGAATGTCATTTGACTCATAAATTATGTTTTGGCATGCAGTGTGTTAAACACAGTATTACTTGGGGCCGTGACTAGtgtgtattttagtttttttaattgttaatttcaccaatatatattttttaacattgtaataatttataaatgaattaagaaTTATTAAAAAAGAATCTAAGAAATACAACAATGATTTAGTGATTTTGAGTTAAATGAAATTAGATCATTTCACTATTCGCGCACCAAATGATCTCTGGCAAACACTAATGAGCCGCAGCAGGGTTGTCATAAGTAGattcaataatattttttctgaATATACCAATCTTGGGAATATTTATGGAAAATTTTAGTAAAGGTCATCGTAAGAAACATTTTGCGTATACTTTAATATATCATTTCATTTGATTCTGAGTGGAAATGCTTCCACGATTCTATTATATTGAAGTCCAACCATCGCGTACCTCTCCACatgaaaaaatatcatttcatGAATAATTAAGAAGATGCTTATGGAATTGTACCGTATGCTTTATGGGCTCCTGACATTGTTGTTTTAGTGTAATGATGACTCACCTAGGGCggtccggcggctgagtggttagcgtgttggtgtcacagtgggggacctgggttccaatccaggttGCCCCACCtgtacctgtgtggagtttgcatgttctcctcaggcctgcgtgggttttctccaggtactccggtttactcccacatttcaaagacatgcatggtaggctggttgaacactctaaattgccccttggtatgggtatgagtgtgcatggttgtctgtctccttgtgccctgtgattggctggccaccgattcagggtgtccactgcctGTGGCCCGTAGACAGCtgagataagctccagcacccccccgcaaccctaatgaggataaagcggttcagaaaatgaatgaatgaatcactcACCTAAATAATGTGTTGCCGTTTTTTGTGTGCAGCGTACAAGGAGAAGATGAAGGAGCTCTCCGTCCTCTCGCTCATCTGCTCCTGCTTTTACCCGGAAGCCCGTGACAAGATCCTGAATGAGTTGGAAGGTAAGGAAGTCATTTGCAATCAAAGCCCCCACCTCCGCTCCTTCCTGGATGACGTTCACGGAATTCTGACCAAACTAATATGATTAGCAGCCGACATCGAGGTGAAGCCGATAAACAAGCGAGCTTCCGGGCAAGCGTTTGAGGTGATCCTCAAGCCGGTGTCTCCAGTATCAGATGTTGTCCACAACCTGGCTTCTTCACCCAAGAGGGACATCTCCCTGGACGACATCGAGAAGAAACTGGAGGCGGCCGAAGAACGGAGAAAGGTGAGTTTTCCGCACGCCGCGATCCTATTATAAGGGCTCAATGggttttctttgttttagtACCAAGAAATACAGGTGCTGAGGACTTTGGCTGAAAAACGAGAGCACGAGAGGGACGTGCTATTCAAAGCCCTGGAGGAGAACAACAACTTCAGCAAGATGGCAGAGGAGAAGCTCCAAATGAAGATGGAGCAGATTAAGGAAAACCGCGAAGCTCATCTCGCAGCCATGATGGAGCGTCTACAAGAAAGGGTGATGCGCGTAGTTTGTCCTTGGCCCATTAGGCTAAAATTGCTACAACAACacacaaaacaatttaaaaaccatgttttaaaataataatccaaTTTTTATACATATTAAAACAGCTGTACCGTTGCAGCTGGACATTTGGGTGGTAGAATTGCAGTAGTGAACTACTGCTATGGTGGATATAAAAAGTCAACACACCCCTGTTAAAATGGCAGGTTTTGTGAtctgaaaatgaaaatcaagataattataataatttacaAATTTCTCATACcatttatttgacaaaataagaaaaaaacatttgcaaatgTTTACAAAAGGGAACTAAAAGGGAAGAGTTAAAACCATGTTTAATTGGAATTAGTTGCAATTTCTTCCATTTATGTAAGAAGAGTGATAAACATAAAATATGGTTCAAAGACTCTAGTAGGCTGTTtatttggtcatttttgaatAGGTAGAGGTCATACAGTGATGCTGAATGTAAATAAAGTCACTTGTAATCAAATATAATCACTTTTAAAAGCAAGTCATCAGTTCATTTTCATAACGGCAAGCGAAATGTGTCCATCTGGTGGTTGATGTTATATTGACCGCATTGATGTTGTTTCCTAGGAGAGACACGCAGCGTTGGTGCGCAGAAACAAAGAAATGAGGGAAGAGCTGACAGCATGAACGCGCACAAAAGCCCCCACTTCCACCATCCTTCACTCCATTGGTCCATCCATTCATCGACCCTTTCCCGAACAGACATGCAAACCTAGAGCGCCCGACAGATGGAGGACGTCACCACTACGTCACAACACTCAGCAATCAATCAGTCAAATCAGTGTCACTCATCTTTGAAAGCTGCAAGGATTTCTTCATTTTAGAGAGGCATCGATCTCAATTGGTAAATAttgcttttctctctctctctctactctctacttctctctctttctctcctgtCCTATTCTATCTTATCTATGGATTTCTGCATACTGCACTGTACTGCGTACTGTActgaacaatgtttttttttgttggatgcCACCCCTCTTATTGTGTGAATTGTGAGTTGGATGTAGACTGACGTTTGCAATGTATTCCCGacaacgatgatgatgatgatgatgatgatgatgatgatgacaataatgtttttgtgtctttgtgAAGAATGTAGGCTGCTGCGGTAAATAGAGTAGACAAACCCAACTCAAGCCACCTGTATCTTCCTCACGCACGCTTAGAATGtattacaaaacaaaatgtccaTTTGCAATGAGCCCGGTGTTTAATTggtgctttataaggattaagaatgtctttccaaaaaaaaatagggcaGCAACTGTTTCCAGACATGCAGAGTCGCAAGGTCACTTCCCTTAATGAGTCCTTCACCAGAATGTACCGGCATACTGGTTACCATGCATCAAGACTCGGAGAATGTGTTCTGACCTTGGTATTTATTGATCacgtgaaaagaaaaatatagtgAGTGCTTGCTTAGCTACGAGAGAATCGGAGCCTCGGATTGACAATGCAGGATGCGATAGTATTCATTCAGCGCACCCAACTTGTAGTCTCTTTTTAATATACGGCACCGCTGATATCTGCCTGCATCCTCTGCCGCTTGTGTTTTTCTGCCCTTTCCTTCATGAATTTCTCTGTGAAAGCTTTGCTTAATAAAGATTTGGGATTCTGTGAACATGGTGTGCACCATCTCACCAATTTCTGTGCCGAGACGAGAATGTGGCAACTGCCTAATAAAAGATCCAATATTATGactgtcagatttttttctgtggtCAATACGctcaaatatgtttttattaagCTGGATGGAGGCAGGAGAGATAAAAAATGGCACTCAGGCTCAGGTTTTATTAAGTTCTAAATATCTCAATAGATCTTTAGGAGCAACAAGGATTAATTTGTTGCTTATAGATTTCATTCACTTACATTGACAGTtgttgacataaaaaaatatttcaaattgaaaaGTTGGTTTTGAGTCTTCATGTCTAACTGCCATTGATGTTGataggtgattttttttgtttttcattgctgcGAGCCCAAACAGTCTAAATGGCAGATAATGACcaaattttaaatttatatattttttaatatttcttattaTCATAGTTATGAGAtccagggttcaatcccaggttcggaccttcctttgtggagtttgtatgtttgcatgcgtgggtgggttttctccaggtactccggtttcctaccacaacccaaaaacatgcagggtatgctggttgaacattctaaggcaggggtgtcagactcgggttggttcgcgggccgcgataacgtcaactcgatttcatgtgggccggaccattttagatataatatttttatttttttatttttataaatggattaaaagaactggattaaaagccctgaatattcattttttatagatctaaaacaatgtttattttagatttttttggtatattttgtagatgttacaaaatgatttttgaattaaaaacagaaaaaaaatgattaacaaattacaattattgatttaaaagggggaaaatcaggaaatttaatatacatctatactcttcatttgaatttgatcctaaaacagaaagtcggcactcatgatttactttcccgggcccacaaaatgatgcggcgggtcagatttggccccctggccgccactttcacacaCGTGCtctaaggtatgagtgtgtgggtgAAGGATTGTTCGTCTCGTtatggcctgcgattggctggccatcgattcagggtgtcccccgcctctggcccgaagtcagctgggataggctccagcaccccccgcgaccctaatgaggatagagcggttgagaaaatgaatgaattaatgggaAATTGCCTTGGAATCCAGTCCCCTACTTAACCAGCAGGGGGCAATAAAAGATTGACTTCTGCAGTAATTTGGGCCTCTGCAGCTCAAAGACAGGAAAAGGAAGTGTCTAATGGTGCCTGCCACTTTTACTGTGATGTCTTTTATACGAGTTCATTACAAAAGTTCACCGCTCATAATTGACACTCAATCAaacaatatttgcattttttttttaaactggatgATTTCACTATTTATTAAACCTGTCGCAAGGGTGGGTGggtgtttttttgcaggatCCTTAGCTTTTCCAACCTGTAAGAAGAAACCTTTCTACCAATCTGGTAtcgtagaagtgcaatcagtggattgcaatcaggtgcttcttttttcagcagaaacctcattggttaaactgtttgtgttgggtgggttggaacaaaaacctgcacccatagcAGCCCTCAATGACTGGTTTGGATACCTCTGCTTTAAACTATATTTTGACAGCAACACTTCGTGATAATTGGTGATTTTTTTGATACCACAATCGTTAAATCATAATctacatttgattaaaaaaatgtagattgTAAACGGAGGCTGGCTCATGGGTGAGTTAACAAAAGTTTGTACtatatagttcttttttttaacagatgatGGTTAACTGATTTGCTGC is from Stigmatopora argus isolate UIUO_Sarg chromosome 4, RoL_Sarg_1.0, whole genome shotgun sequence and encodes:
- the stmn2a gene encoding stathmin-2a isoform X1 — its product is MAKTATAYKEKMKELSVLSLICSCFYPEARDKILNELEADIEVKPINKRASGQAFEVILKPVSPVSDVVHNLASSPKRDISLDDIEKKLEAAEERRKYQEIQVLRTLAEKREHERDVLFKALEENNNFSKMAEEKLQMKMEQIKENREAHLAAMMERLQERERHAALVRRNKEMREELTA
- the stmn2a gene encoding stathmin-2a isoform X2: MAKTATAYKEKMKELSVLSLICSCFYPEARDKILNELEAADIEVKPINKRASGQAFEVILKPVSPVSDVVHNLASSPKRDISLDDIEKKLEAAEERRKYQEIQVLRTLAEKREHERDVLFKALEENNNFSKMAEEKLQMKMEQIKENREAHLAAMMERLQERERHAALVRRNKEMREELTA